A section of the Bacillus sp. HSf4 genome encodes:
- a CDS encoding YueI family protein encodes MSDQSMDLYLQQGMHGPRETKPDERRLFLGSLRERVLIALTKGQVLRQKAYNEVIEAIGAHADAELLLNGEIDYSRFSAYIKEANKHGVPFSIVSDHETDTPLGLILVSKDAVEKETIYIQDDIFERSTLKE; translated from the coding sequence GTGAGCGATCAATCAATGGATCTATATTTACAGCAGGGGATGCACGGACCACGCGAGACAAAACCGGATGAACGCCGGCTGTTTTTAGGTTCGCTGAGAGAAAGGGTGCTGATCGCCCTGACAAAGGGACAAGTGCTCCGCCAGAAAGCATACAACGAGGTGATTGAAGCGATCGGGGCACATGCCGATGCCGAGCTGCTATTAAACGGTGAGATCGACTACTCCCGCTTTTCGGCCTACATCAAGGAGGCGAACAAGCATGGAGTCCCATTTTCGATCGTATCTGATCATGAGACGGATACGCCGCTCGGACTGATTTTGGTGTCGAAGGATGCGGTGGAGAAGGAAACGATTTATATTCAAGATGATATATTTGAACGCTCGACGCTAAAAGAGTAG
- a CDS encoding isochorismatase family cysteine hydrolase, with protein sequence MKKALICIDYTNDFVASDGRLTCGEPGQKIEDAVVRLTEAFIKNGDYVVFAVDAHDAEDPYHPETRLFPSHNVKGTTGKDLYGNLETLYQKHAHDNHVYYMEKTRYSAFAGTNLEIKLRERDIKELHLIGVCTDICVLHTAVDAYNKGFDLVIHQKAVASFNPDGHNWALSHFANTLGASVSD encoded by the coding sequence ATGAAAAAAGCTCTTATTTGTATAGATTATACGAACGATTTTGTTGCCTCTGACGGCAGACTGACGTGCGGAGAACCCGGACAGAAAATTGAAGACGCCGTCGTGCGGCTGACGGAAGCGTTTATTAAAAACGGGGACTATGTCGTGTTCGCTGTCGATGCGCACGATGCGGAAGATCCGTATCATCCGGAAACCCGCCTGTTCCCATCCCACAATGTGAAAGGGACAACAGGGAAAGACTTGTACGGAAATCTTGAAACGCTTTATCAAAAACACGCACACGACAACCATGTTTACTACATGGAAAAAACAAGGTATTCTGCTTTTGCGGGGACAAATCTTGAGATCAAGCTTCGCGAAAGGGATATTAAAGAGCTGCACTTAATTGGTGTTTGCACGGATATATGTGTGCTCCATACGGCAGTAGATGCTTACAATAAAGGGTTTGACCTTGTCATTCATCAAAAAGCAGTGGCTAGCTTTAACCCGGACGGACACAACTGGGCTCTTTCTCATTTTGCAAACACCCTGGGAGCCTCAGTATCAGATTGA